One window from the genome of Cyclobacterium amurskyense encodes:
- a CDS encoding Gfo/Idh/MocA family protein translates to MTKRREFIKKATLGSAGISIGAMAFSAKSYGAIIGSNERINLAQIGIRNQGTVHINNYCSLKDSHNVILKVLCDTDENLFDAKSKIVSDKTGVKPELEWDLRKVLDNKEVDAVSIATPNHWHALASIWACQAGKHVYVEKPASHNIWEGRKMIQAAQKSGLTVQVGLTNRSYNNVRDAMQFLHEGGIGKLYMARVLTYKFRNSYGTGANGTPPAGFHYNQWLGPATYRPYNEKRSHYNWHWYWDTGNGDSGNTGTHQLDIARWGLQKNEHPETIYSMGGIYGFKKDDCEAENCTPGTRVYGDVNTYGHDKSGQETPNIQTGLFKYADGTMLEYEARGRYTNHEGSDGKEVGNLFYGEDGWLEISGNSWRAFHHRDTKPFASSKEGGVEQKASLFSNYIEAIRSGDNTMLQCDMREGFYSTALPLLANISYRVKRELKFMGDYEKFANDPEADTLLSRVYREPFAVPNEI, encoded by the coding sequence ATGACAAAACGAAGAGAGTTTATAAAGAAAGCAACTTTAGGTTCAGCAGGGATTTCCATAGGTGCAATGGCTTTTAGTGCCAAAAGTTATGGGGCCATTATCGGTTCAAATGAGCGTATTAATTTAGCCCAGATTGGTATCAGAAATCAAGGTACCGTACACATTAATAACTATTGCAGCCTGAAAGACAGTCACAATGTGATTTTGAAGGTACTTTGTGATACAGATGAAAATCTTTTTGATGCCAAATCAAAAATAGTAAGCGACAAAACTGGTGTTAAACCAGAATTGGAATGGGATTTAAGAAAAGTGTTGGATAACAAGGAAGTAGATGCAGTTTCCATTGCAACGCCAAATCATTGGCATGCCCTGGCTTCAATTTGGGCTTGTCAGGCTGGGAAACATGTGTATGTAGAAAAACCTGCCTCACATAATATATGGGAAGGAAGGAAAATGATTCAGGCAGCTCAGAAAAGTGGATTGACAGTGCAGGTTGGATTAACTAACCGTTCTTACAATAACGTAAGAGATGCGATGCAATTTTTGCATGAAGGAGGTATTGGCAAGTTATACATGGCTAGGGTCCTTACTTATAAATTCAGAAATTCTTATGGTACAGGGGCCAATGGCACACCTCCTGCTGGTTTCCATTACAACCAATGGCTGGGACCAGCTACCTACCGTCCTTACAATGAGAAGAGAAGTCACTACAATTGGCATTGGTACTGGGATACGGGAAATGGTGACTCTGGCAATACTGGAACCCATCAATTGGATATCGCCCGATGGGGACTTCAGAAAAATGAACACCCGGAAACCATCTATTCTATGGGAGGAATTTATGGCTTTAAAAAGGATGATTGTGAAGCTGAAAACTGTACCCCTGGCACAAGGGTTTATGGAGACGTGAATACTTATGGCCATGACAAATCAGGTCAGGAAACGCCAAATATACAAACTGGCTTGTTTAAATATGCCGATGGAACCATGCTTGAATATGAAGCCCGTGGAAGGTATACCAACCATGAAGGAAGTGATGGCAAGGAAGTGGGAAACCTTTTTTATGGAGAAGATGGATGGTTAGAAATCAGCGGCAATTCCTGGAGGGCTTTCCATCATCGCGACACAAAACCTTTTGCGAGTTCCAAAGAAGGCGGAGTGGAACAAAAAGCAAGCCTCTTTTCCAACTATATTGAAGCAATCCGTTCCGGTGACAATACCATGCTCCAATGTGATATGCGAGAAGGTTTTTATTCGACAGCCTTGCCTTTATTGGCCAATATTTCTTACCGAGTCAAACGCGAACTAAAGTTTATGGGCGATTATGAGAAGTTTGCTAACGATCCGGAAGCAGATACTTTGCTCTCTAGGGTATACAGAGAACCCTTTGCTGTTCCCAATGAAATTTAG